A genomic window from Algoriphagus sp. Y33 includes:
- a CDS encoding TonB-dependent receptor, with the protein MKQFFVLLALVLSSFHTFSQGVIRGKITNPINNQPVAFANVLVLGTEFGAISDENGMYELSNIPAGLYNVRASFVGFKTKTAFEVQLTLARPVQLDFELIEDASELSEVVVNSEFFRSEETPLSVRKLNSNEIERYPGGNRDISRVIQALPGVASTPSFRNDILIRGGAPNENKFFIDEIEVPVINHFATQGSSGGPVGILNVNLIKNVDLIAGGFPANRMDALSSFFEFQLKEGRRDKMATQLTVGASELTLSNEGPIGDKTTYLLSARRSYLQGLFKLIGLPFLPTFNDFQLKTTTKINNKTELTFIGVGAIDKFVLNMDVPKDETEEDRENRLYLLDVLPVQNQWNYATGVKLKRYRENGFWTFVLSRNMLNNHSVKYAGNDESSPDKLLFDYLSQESENKFRAENSVFKKGFTVKYGVNYEYSRYYIKNFDRSTLAGIGEAINLESTSNFNLYGGFVSASKYFDDERLLISAGLRADGADFGKTAENPLNQLSPRISFSYQLRPNLFATANAGIYYQKPSYTVLGYKDNRGELVNQLNNARFIRNAQLITGIEWLMPEKNRRFTVEAFYKKYSNYPSSVRNGISLANLGADFGVIGNEPVESNSEGRAYGLEMLAQQRLFENFYGIASFTLVRSEFTNPNTAGYIPSSWDNRFIVSLTAGRRFGNNWEIGARWRFLGGTPYTPYDYEESSLISNWDLRNQPILDYSQINAVRLAGFHQLDLRLDKKYYFRKWNLNWYVDIQNAYNFKAEQAPLLIPVRDLEGNVQIDPSDASRYQLKYLDNPAGSILPTVGIIVEF; encoded by the coding sequence ATGAAACAGTTTTTCGTGCTGCTGGCACTAGTTCTCAGTTCGTTTCACACTTTTTCACAAGGAGTCATCCGTGGAAAAATCACAAACCCAATAAATAATCAGCCTGTTGCGTTTGCCAATGTTCTTGTATTAGGTACTGAGTTTGGAGCTATTTCGGATGAAAATGGCATGTATGAGCTTTCGAATATTCCTGCAGGGCTTTATAACGTTCGGGCGAGTTTTGTAGGATTCAAAACCAAGACTGCTTTTGAAGTGCAGTTAACACTGGCCCGCCCTGTACAATTGGATTTTGAACTTATAGAAGATGCTTCAGAGCTTTCTGAAGTAGTAGTCAATTCTGAGTTTTTCCGATCTGAAGAAACACCTCTTTCGGTAAGAAAGCTCAATTCCAACGAAATAGAGCGGTACCCGGGAGGGAACAGGGATATTTCCCGAGTAATCCAAGCACTGCCGGGAGTGGCAAGTACTCCAAGCTTCAGAAATGATATTTTGATCCGTGGAGGTGCTCCCAATGAAAATAAATTTTTCATTGATGAGATTGAAGTTCCTGTGATCAATCACTTTGCTACCCAGGGTTCATCGGGTGGACCTGTAGGGATTCTCAATGTGAATTTGATCAAAAATGTGGATTTGATTGCGGGCGGATTTCCTGCCAATCGTATGGATGCATTGAGCTCCTTCTTTGAATTTCAACTTAAAGAAGGCCGCAGGGATAAAATGGCAACCCAGCTGACCGTGGGAGCCTCTGAATTGACCTTGTCCAATGAAGGGCCTATTGGGGATAAAACCACGTATCTCCTTTCAGCCAGGCGTTCATACTTGCAAGGCCTGTTCAAATTGATAGGATTACCTTTTCTTCCCACGTTCAACGACTTCCAGCTGAAAACTACGACTAAAATCAACAATAAAACTGAACTGACTTTTATCGGTGTGGGAGCAATAGATAAGTTTGTGCTTAACATGGATGTGCCTAAAGACGAGACAGAAGAAGATCGGGAGAATCGACTTTACCTGTTGGATGTGCTTCCTGTCCAAAATCAGTGGAATTATGCTACAGGAGTGAAATTGAAGCGATATCGGGAAAATGGGTTTTGGACTTTCGTGCTGAGCAGAAATATGCTGAATAACCATTCTGTCAAGTATGCCGGCAACGACGAAAGTTCTCCTGACAAGCTGCTTTTTGATTATTTGTCCCAAGAGTCTGAGAATAAATTTCGGGCAGAAAATAGTGTTTTCAAAAAGGGTTTTACGGTTAAATACGGTGTCAACTATGAGTATTCGAGATACTACATCAAGAATTTTGACCGGTCTACGCTTGCGGGCATTGGGGAAGCGATCAATTTGGAATCCACTTCAAACTTCAATCTATATGGAGGATTTGTGTCTGCAAGCAAGTATTTTGACGATGAGCGCCTACTTATCTCAGCAGGATTGCGGGCTGATGGAGCAGATTTCGGAAAAACAGCAGAGAACCCGTTAAATCAGTTGAGTCCAAGAATTTCTTTCTCCTATCAGCTGAGGCCAAATCTTTTTGCTACTGCAAATGCCGGGATTTATTATCAAAAGCCCTCATATACCGTGCTGGGATACAAAGACAATCGGGGAGAGCTGGTCAATCAGCTCAATAATGCGCGGTTTATCCGGAACGCTCAGCTGATTACAGGAATAGAGTGGTTGATGCCGGAGAAAAACCGTCGATTTACGGTGGAGGCTTTTTATAAGAAATACAGCAATTATCCATCATCTGTAAGAAATGGGATTTCTCTTGCAAATTTAGGTGCTGACTTTGGAGTAATCGGAAATGAGCCGGTGGAATCCAATTCAGAGGGAAGGGCTTACGGACTTGAGATGTTGGCGCAGCAGCGTCTTTTTGAGAATTTTTATGGGATAGCTTCTTTTACTTTGGTTAGGAGCGAATTTACAAATCCGAACACTGCAGGCTATATTCCTTCCTCTTGGGACAATCGATTTATTGTGAGTTTGACAGCAGGAAGGCGCTTTGGGAATAACTGGGAAATCGGGGCAAGATGGAGATTTTTGGGAGGTACGCCTTATACTCCATATGACTATGAAGAATCAAGTCTGATCAGCAATTGGGATTTGAGAAATCAGCCTATTTTGGATTATTCACAAATCAACGCAGTGCGACTGGCGGGTTTTCATCAGCTGGATCTGAGGTTGGATAAGAAGTATTATTTCCGGAAATGGAATCTTAATTGGTATGTGGATATTCAAAATGCCTACAATTTCAAAGCAGAACAAGCCCCTCTGCTTATCCCCGTAAGAGATTTGGAAGGGAATGTTCAGATAGATCCATCTGATGCAAGCCGATATCAACTGAAATACCTGGATAATCCTGCCGGTTCGATTTTGCCGACGGTCGGTATAATAGTAGAGTTCTGA
- a CDS encoding fatty acid desaturase produces MKPKIIHASVDPKGIVIASAIIGLWFFSLIMLLNHPISWKDPLVYLGVLMQMHLYTGLFITAHDAMHGLVSGEKKLNNAIGWVSALLFSYNFYSRLFPKHHEHHRYVATEQDPDYHDSENFFAWYFSFIKQYISVWQILLMALTFNILKVFLPTENLILFWMLPAVLSTFQLFFFGTYLPHRGENDNKHHSTTLRKNHFWAFITCYFFGYHYEHHDSPGTPWWRLWRVKEAQPKTKEY; encoded by the coding sequence ATGAAGCCGAAAATCATACATGCGTCTGTTGATCCGAAAGGAATTGTGATCGCTTCGGCTATTATTGGACTTTGGTTTTTTTCGTTGATAATGCTTTTGAACCATCCTATTTCATGGAAAGACCCATTGGTTTATTTGGGTGTTTTGATGCAAATGCACCTTTATACAGGACTTTTTATTACGGCACATGATGCCATGCACGGCTTAGTTTCCGGTGAAAAAAAACTCAATAATGCTATCGGGTGGGTTTCGGCACTTCTATTCTCATATAATTTTTATAGCAGGCTTTTTCCTAAGCACCACGAGCATCACAGATATGTAGCTACAGAGCAAGACCCTGATTACCATGATTCGGAAAATTTCTTCGCATGGTATTTCAGCTTCATCAAGCAGTATATTAGTGTTTGGCAGATTCTCTTGATGGCGTTGACTTTTAATATTCTGAAAGTGTTTTTACCTACAGAAAATTTGATTTTGTTCTGGATGCTGCCTGCGGTGCTATCCACATTTCAGCTGTTTTTTTTCGGTACTTATCTGCCCCACAGAGGAGAAAATGATAACAAACATCATTCTACTACCCTTCGGAAAAATCACTTTTGGGCTTTTATTACCTGTTATTTCTTTGGCTATCATTACGAGCATCACGATTCTCCAGGTACTCCGTGGTGGAGATTGTGGAGGGTGAAAGAAGCTCAGCCTAAAACAAAAGAATATTAA
- a CDS encoding 4-hydroxy-3-methylbut-2-enyl diphosphate reductase, producing MKNLHVHIDVHSGFCFGVVYAIEMAEDILDESGHLYCLGDIVHNDEEVNRLKRKGLKIIDHETLKELRDEHVLIRAHGEPPSTYELAIKNNLTLIDASCPVVLKLQHRIKNSFDKGDSIYIYGKHAHAEVIGLLGQTNNEAVVFQDISELDLDALPKNITLYSQTTKSTDKFYEINTVLKENGIAVNTNDTICRQVSNRDKELRDFAARFDKIVFVSGTKSSNGKVLFNVCKDTNSSTYFVSNSDQIESGWFGENDRVGICGATSTPMWLMEQVKERILTF from the coding sequence ATGAAAAATCTTCACGTTCATATTGATGTGCATTCAGGCTTCTGCTTCGGGGTAGTTTATGCTATAGAAATGGCTGAAGATATTCTTGATGAGTCAGGACATTTATATTGTCTTGGCGACATCGTTCACAATGATGAAGAGGTAAACCGGCTTAAGCGGAAAGGGCTGAAAATCATTGACCATGAAACCTTAAAGGAATTGCGGGATGAACATGTGCTGATTCGAGCGCATGGGGAGCCTCCATCCACCTACGAGCTTGCGATCAAAAACAACCTAACATTGATTGATGCAAGCTGTCCTGTCGTACTGAAGCTTCAGCATAGAATCAAAAATTCTTTTGACAAGGGTGATTCCATTTATATCTACGGAAAACATGCTCATGCAGAAGTGATCGGACTGCTCGGGCAGACGAATAATGAGGCTGTGGTCTTTCAGGATATTTCTGAGTTGGACTTGGACGCACTTCCCAAGAATATCACACTCTACAGTCAGACGACCAAAAGCACGGATAAATTTTACGAAATCAATACGGTGTTGAAAGAGAATGGAATCGCTGTGAATACCAATGACACCATATGCAGACAAGTTTCTAACCGTGACAAAGAACTACGTGATTTTGCTGCAAGATTTGATAAGATCGTCTTCGTGAGCGGTACCAAGTCTTCCAACGGAAAAGTGCTTTTCAATGTCTGTAAAGACACTAACTCAAGCACTTATTTCGTTTCGAATTCAGATCAGATTGAGTCTGGATGGTTTGGCGAAAATGACCGTGTGGGAATCTGCGGAGCAACCTCCACCCCCATGTGGCTTATGGAGCAAGTGAAGGAAAGGATTCTGACTTTTTGA
- a CDS encoding lycopene cyclase domain-containing protein gives MEKYLYLAVNLFAISFPLIRSFEPKIRYARKWYALFPALLITAAFFLVWDHWFTITGIWEFNPRYIIGIYIFELPIEEWLFFFTVPYACIFIYEVLIYFFPKDIFQPLGKPFVVIMIPLLLILAFLNLDKMYTLVNFVIGALVLGIHWLVFKGRYMGRFLFAYLIHLIPFILCNGVLTGGLTAEPVVIYNSSENLGVRIWTVPVEDTIYSMTLLLVNVSLFEFFRKRKTILGA, from the coding sequence ATGGAAAAGTACCTTTATTTGGCAGTAAATCTTTTTGCAATTTCCTTTCCCCTCATCCGCTCTTTTGAGCCAAAAATCAGATATGCCCGTAAATGGTATGCTTTATTTCCTGCTCTTTTGATTACAGCAGCCTTCTTCTTGGTATGGGACCACTGGTTTACTATCACCGGTATATGGGAGTTTAACCCCAGATATATAATCGGGATTTATATTTTTGAATTACCTATTGAAGAGTGGCTTTTTTTCTTTACCGTACCGTACGCCTGCATCTTCATCTATGAGGTATTGATCTATTTTTTTCCGAAGGATATTTTTCAGCCCTTAGGCAAGCCTTTCGTAGTGATAATGATTCCACTTTTGTTGATTCTGGCATTTTTGAATCTGGATAAAATGTACACCTTGGTCAATTTTGTCATAGGTGCCCTAGTACTTGGGATTCATTGGCTGGTTTTCAAGGGCAGGTACATGGGAAGATTCTTATTCGCATACTTAATTCATTTAATTCCGTTTATCCTTTGCAATGGTGTGTTGACGGGAGGTCTCACGGCTGAACCTGTGGTGATCTACAATAGTTCTGAAAATCTGGGTGTTAGAATCTGGACTGTTCCTGTAGAAGACACAATCTATTCTATGACATTGCTGCTTGTCAACGTATCCTTATTTGAATTTTTCAGAAAGAGAAAAACAATTCTCGGGGCTTAA
- a CDS encoding phytoene/squalene synthase family protein: MDAKELFDQTSLDCGKLITQRYSTSFTLGIQTLDKKFHAPVYAIYGFVRYADEIVDTFHDHDKVKLLAEFRRETYEAIETKLSLNPVLHGFQLMVNKFTIELDLIESFFQSMAMDLDFSTYNDSRYQEYIYGSAEVVGLMCLKVFVEGDDAMYQRLKRPAQMLGSAFQKVNFLRDIKSDYEERGRVYFPGVSFELFDKLAKGIIEEDIQRDFDEALIGIAQLPDGAKLGVKVAYLYYQKLFDKIKGLSAETITHERIRIPNSQKFTLLLGTYFGSKLGLS, from the coding sequence ATGGACGCAAAGGAGTTATTTGACCAAACAAGTTTAGATTGCGGTAAGCTGATCACACAGCGGTACAGCACCAGTTTTACACTTGGGATACAGACCTTGGACAAAAAATTCCATGCCCCTGTTTATGCCATTTATGGTTTTGTACGCTATGCAGATGAGATAGTGGATACTTTTCATGACCATGACAAGGTTAAGTTGCTTGCAGAGTTCAGACGTGAAACCTATGAGGCGATTGAGACGAAGCTCTCATTGAATCCGGTATTACACGGTTTCCAATTGATGGTGAACAAATTCACTATTGAGTTGGATCTTATAGAGTCATTTTTCCAAAGCATGGCGATGGATCTGGATTTTAGTACCTACAATGACAGCCGGTATCAGGAGTATATTTATGGTTCGGCAGAAGTGGTAGGGTTGATGTGCCTTAAAGTATTTGTTGAAGGGGATGATGCAATGTATCAGCGATTGAAAAGACCGGCGCAAATGCTGGGCTCTGCTTTCCAAAAAGTGAATTTTCTCCGAGACATCAAGAGCGATTACGAAGAGCGGGGAAGAGTGTATTTCCCAGGCGTGTCTTTTGAGTTGTTTGACAAATTGGCCAAAGGTATTATAGAAGAAGATATTCAGAGGGATTTTGATGAGGCACTTATCGGAATAGCTCAACTTCCTGACGGAGCAAAATTGGGGGTTAAGGTCGCTTACTTATATTATCAGAAATTGTTTGATAAGATAAAAGGACTTTCTGCAGAGACCATCACACACGAACGAATCAGAATCCCGAATTCCCAGAAGTTTACCTTGCTGTTAGGTACCTACTTTGGCAGTAAATTGGGCTTAAGCTGA
- a CDS encoding NAD(P)/FAD-dependent oxidoreductase, giving the protein MKQKHVVVIGSGFAGLSAATHLAANNFSVTLLEKNDSPGGRARKFSTKGFTFDMGPSWYWMPDVFEDYFSNFGKKPSDYYELVRLNPSYSVVYGQNDILDIPANLDEFKTKLEEIEPGAAAQLDKFLGQAKYKYQIGIHDLVKKPSRSLIEFASLALMKDMLRMDVFQSMSRHVRKFFKSEKIIRLMEFPVLFLGETAENIPALYSLMNYADIVLGTWYPKGGMYEIINGMLALAEEKGVKIRCNAEVEEIEIEKGEAKCVRLISGEKIKADIVIASADYHHVDKHLINPKYSNYSEAYWDKRVLAPSSLLFYLGVDKKLENLRHHNLFFDEPLGPHADAIYTNPRWPEKPLFYACVPSVTDDTVAPEGKENLFLLIPLAPDLENSDETREKYYDMIMDRLEKITGQEIRSHVVFKRSYAHSDFKSDYHAYKGNAYGLANTLKQTALLKPSLKNKKVSNLFYTGQLTVPGPGVPPSLISGYVVAKEVIRENS; this is encoded by the coding sequence ATGAAACAAAAACATGTGGTCGTGATTGGTTCTGGGTTTGCCGGACTTTCTGCCGCAACCCACCTCGCTGCCAATAACTTTTCTGTTACACTCTTGGAAAAAAATGATTCTCCGGGAGGAAGGGCCAGAAAATTTTCCACGAAAGGGTTTACTTTCGATATGGGTCCCAGTTGGTATTGGATGCCTGACGTATTCGAAGACTATTTTTCCAATTTTGGCAAGAAACCGTCCGATTATTATGAGTTGGTTAGGCTGAATCCTTCTTATTCTGTAGTTTATGGGCAGAATGACATTTTGGATATTCCTGCAAATCTCGATGAATTTAAGACTAAGCTGGAAGAGATAGAACCTGGAGCTGCGGCACAGCTTGATAAGTTTTTGGGTCAAGCCAAGTATAAATATCAAATAGGAATTCACGATTTAGTCAAAAAACCCAGTAGGTCATTGATAGAATTTGCCTCATTGGCACTGATGAAAGATATGCTGCGAATGGATGTTTTCCAGTCTATGTCCAGACATGTCCGTAAGTTTTTTAAATCAGAAAAGATCATTCGACTGATGGAATTTCCCGTGCTTTTCCTCGGAGAAACAGCAGAAAATATTCCTGCACTCTACAGCTTGATGAACTATGCAGATATAGTGCTGGGAACTTGGTATCCTAAAGGCGGAATGTATGAAATTATCAACGGGATGCTGGCTTTGGCGGAGGAAAAAGGCGTAAAAATCAGGTGTAATGCTGAAGTGGAAGAAATAGAGATCGAGAAGGGTGAAGCTAAGTGTGTGAGGCTGATCTCAGGAGAAAAGATTAAAGCTGACATAGTGATCGCAAGTGCCGATTATCACCATGTAGACAAGCATCTGATCAATCCAAAATATAGCAATTACAGCGAGGCTTATTGGGATAAGCGTGTATTGGCGCCATCCAGCTTGCTGTTTTATCTGGGGGTGGATAAGAAGCTGGAGAATCTTCGTCATCATAACCTGTTCTTTGACGAGCCACTTGGCCCACACGCAGATGCTATTTACACGAATCCAAGGTGGCCTGAAAAACCCTTATTTTATGCATGCGTTCCATCGGTGACTGATGATACTGTCGCCCCTGAGGGAAAGGAAAATCTCTTTTTGCTTATTCCATTGGCTCCTGATCTGGAGAATTCTGATGAGACCAGAGAAAAATACTATGATATGATCATGGATAGATTGGAGAAAATCACGGGACAGGAAATTCGTTCCCATGTAGTGTTCAAACGGTCCTATGCACACTCAGATTTTAAGTCAGATTATCATGCCTATAAAGGGAATGCCTATGGACTGGCAAATACACTAAAACAAACAGCGTTGCTGAAACCTTCACTGAAAAACAAAAAGGTAAGTAATCTGTTCTATACAGGCCAACTTACAGTTCCCGGGCCGGGTGTTCCTCCATCCTTAATCTCGGGCTATGTTGTTGCAAAAGAGGTTATTCGGGAAAATTCGTAG
- a CDS encoding RNA polymerase sigma factor: protein MTSSEFSYSLDQISVVLKPFALKLTRDMDDANDLLQDTMMKAYTNQDKFAEGTNLKAWLYTIMKNTFITNYQKMVRRATFVDTTENLHYINSSASLVENSAYGEFAVDDIYRAIDKLDEIFSTPFLLYYRGFKYHEIADRLSIPIGTVKNRIHIARKYLKEDLVVYRHAN from the coding sequence ATGACCTCTTCCGAATTCAGTTATTCTTTAGATCAGATATCAGTAGTCTTGAAGCCATTTGCATTGAAGTTGACAAGAGATATGGACGATGCAAATGACCTGCTTCAGGATACGATGATGAAAGCCTATACCAATCAGGATAAATTTGCAGAAGGAACTAATTTGAAGGCTTGGCTTTATACGATTATGAAGAACACCTTCATCACCAATTACCAGAAGATGGTGAGACGGGCAACTTTCGTAGATACTACTGAAAATCTCCATTATATTAATTCCAGTGCCTCTTTGGTTGAAAATTCTGCTTATGGAGAGTTTGCAGTGGATGATATCTACCGGGCTATTGACAAACTGGATGAGATTTTCAGTACCCCGTTTTTGCTTTATTACCGAGGATTTAAGTACCATGAGATTGCTGATCGTCTCAGTATCCCAATTGGAACTGTGAAAAATAGAATTCATATTGCCCGTAAGTATCTTAAAGAGGATTTGGTAGTTTATAGGCACGCCAACTAA
- a CDS encoding MerR family transcriptional regulator: MSNYSIKDLEQLSGIKAHTLRIWEQRYNLLNPKRTETNIRYYDDTDLKLILNVAMLNSNGLKISKIASMSSTDISQEIIRLTDQSVDHSDQIQALTICMIDMDEVRFEKILSTNILKLGFEETVLNVIYPFLSKIGVLWQTGAINPAQEHFISNLIRQKLIVAIDGQLTSAQGKTFMLFLPEGELHELSLLFSSYLIKKHGHKVIYLGQSTPKADLISVYEIQKPDFLLTVITSSPAGDKVQDYVNMLGKEFGNSEVFVSGLQALDQSLIIPDNIRLLTYAKEIKRILVQMDESVA, encoded by the coding sequence GTGAGCAACTACTCGATAAAAGATCTAGAACAACTCTCCGGGATCAAAGCACACACGCTTAGAATCTGGGAACAGCGGTATAACCTTCTCAATCCCAAAAGGACGGAGACAAACATCCGCTATTATGACGATACGGATTTGAAGTTGATCCTGAATGTAGCCATGCTAAATTCAAATGGATTGAAAATCAGTAAGATTGCTTCAATGAGCAGTACGGATATCAGTCAGGAGATCATCAGGCTAACAGATCAATCTGTGGATCATTCTGATCAAATTCAGGCACTTACGATTTGTATGATAGACATGGATGAGGTAAGGTTTGAGAAAATTCTCTCTACGAATATCCTAAAACTGGGTTTTGAGGAGACGGTGCTTAATGTAATCTATCCTTTTCTCTCCAAAATCGGAGTTCTCTGGCAAACAGGAGCAATAAATCCTGCCCAGGAGCATTTCATATCAAACCTGATTCGACAAAAATTAATTGTGGCCATAGACGGGCAATTAACTAGTGCACAGGGCAAAACCTTTATGCTTTTCCTTCCTGAGGGAGAATTGCATGAGCTTTCTTTGCTATTCAGTTCCTATCTGATCAAAAAGCATGGGCATAAGGTTATTTACCTTGGACAGAGTACGCCAAAGGCTGATCTGATTTCGGTGTATGAAATTCAGAAACCCGATTTTCTTCTGACTGTGATCACTTCTTCGCCCGCAGGTGATAAAGTACAGGATTATGTGAATATGTTGGGAAAAGAATTTGGAAACTCAGAGGTCTTTGTATCAGGTCTGCAAGCACTGGACCAGTCACTTATTATCCCCGACAATATTCGTTTGCTTACTTATGCAAAAGAGATCAAACGAATTCTTGTTCAGATGGATGAAAGTGTAGCTTAG
- a CDS encoding sterol desaturase family protein, with the protein MIEAIGYALLGFVLMELSGWAIHKYLMHGPLWMIHKTHHKRSESFFELNDLFSLLFGGIAVLLIFLGVGELDYRFWIGVGISAYGMLYFFLHDVLIHRRVKWLDRPKAGFLKGIFMAHQAHHQSKSKDGAVSFGLFWVPKKYFKKTER; encoded by the coding sequence ATGATTGAAGCGATAGGATATGCCTTATTGGGATTTGTCTTAATGGAACTGTCCGGATGGGCGATTCACAAATACCTTATGCATGGTCCTTTGTGGATGATTCATAAAACACATCACAAGCGTTCAGAATCATTTTTTGAGTTGAATGATTTATTTTCACTCTTGTTTGGGGGAATTGCCGTGCTATTAATATTCCTTGGAGTGGGTGAATTGGACTATAGGTTCTGGATTGGAGTTGGGATTAGTGCCTACGGTATGCTTTATTTCTTTCTTCACGATGTGCTGATTCATCGTCGCGTGAAGTGGCTGGATAGGCCTAAAGCTGGCTTCTTGAAGGGTATCTTCATGGCTCATCAAGCTCATCATCAGAGTAAAAGCAAGGATGGGGCCGTTTCCTTTGGGTTGTTTTGGGTGCCCAAGAAATATTTTAAGAAGACAGAAAGGTGA
- a CDS encoding carotenoid biosynthesis protein — MHKIAQTPPEAQNKRLIIAKIVVVALYAVGAIGLSLPEYREYFLMLTPTQLLVTMVLLLGFHRGWSEAFPIFAAAAFWLGFGAELIGIHTGYIFGDYVYGPTLGPMLWEVPIVIGVNWFILVYLTGSVFYKVTDNDFYAALLGATAMTALDYVMEPVASALDFWYWKFDVIPPGNYLTWFLVAFLIHYIYRKGNFEKSNPLAALVLIMMILFFGVLNFTVLD, encoded by the coding sequence ATGCATAAAATAGCCCAGACTCCTCCGGAGGCTCAGAATAAGCGATTGATTATCGCTAAAATCGTGGTGGTAGCATTGTATGCAGTCGGTGCTATAGGATTGAGCTTACCGGAATACAGAGAGTACTTTTTGATGCTTACTCCAACCCAGCTCTTAGTTACCATGGTGTTGCTTTTGGGATTTCACAGGGGATGGAGTGAAGCCTTTCCGATTTTTGCGGCAGCGGCTTTTTGGCTGGGATTTGGAGCTGAGCTAATCGGGATACATACGGGTTATATTTTTGGTGATTATGTGTATGGTCCTACGCTGGGGCCAATGCTTTGGGAGGTGCCGATTGTGATTGGGGTGAACTGGTTTATTTTGGTATACTTGACCGGCTCAGTGTTTTACAAAGTTACAGACAATGATTTCTATGCAGCATTGCTCGGGGCGACTGCCATGACAGCGCTTGATTATGTGATGGAGCCCGTGGCAAGTGCGCTGGATTTCTGGTATTGGAAATTTGATGTCATACCTCCGGGTAATTATCTCACCTGGTTCTTGGTGGCATTTCTAATCCATTACATTTATAGAAAAGGTAATTTTGAAAAGAGCAATCCGCTCGCGGCTTTGGTGCTGATTATGATGATTCTCTTTTTTGGAGTTTTGAATTTCACTGTGTTGGATTGA
- a CDS encoding DUF4286 family protein — translation MILYNITFTVSNDIEEDFVQWMKSTHIPDIFATGLFIEHKFFRLLNSPDDSVTNYSIQFFAENTRMLIEYESRFANALRHETHARYGEKAIPFRTLMESVDK, via the coding sequence ATGATTCTTTACAACATCACATTCACCGTTTCCAATGACATAGAAGAGGATTTTGTCCAGTGGATGAAAAGTACCCACATCCCTGATATCTTTGCTACCGGTTTATTTATAGAGCATAAATTCTTTCGCTTGCTCAATAGCCCGGACGACAGTGTGACTAATTACAGCATACAGTTTTTTGCTGAAAACACCCGCATGCTGATCGAGTATGAAAGCCGATTCGCAAATGCCCTGCGCCATGAAACCCACGCTAGGTATGGTGAGAAGGCGATCCCATTCCGTACCTTAATGGAGTCAGTGGATAAATGA